One segment of Rosa chinensis cultivar Old Blush chromosome 6, RchiOBHm-V2, whole genome shotgun sequence DNA contains the following:
- the LOC112169572 gene encoding GTP cyclohydrolase 1 isoform X2 — translation MPIKSIKNDFCLSPGYGQKVKDIVQGALFPEAGLDNAVGHAGGAGGLVVVRDLNLFSYCESCMLPFQVKCHVGYVPSGQRVVGLSKLSRVADVFGKRLQEPQRLADEVCSALHHGIKPAGVAVRLQCSHIHFPNLESAFLDSNHQGWVKLLVSSGSGVFENESANIWADFLSLLKFRGIDVEKTGLRDSSNWCPSRSSAGANAVSKVESANQGMVTAVASILRSLGEDPLRKELVGTPARFVKWLMNFQNCNLDMKLNGFVSARVDPLHPNGDSCKEKQIHSELNLSVWSQCEHHLLPFYGVVHIGYTATEGSNPIGKSLLQSIVCFYGFKLQVQERLTRQIAETVASLSGGDVIVVVEANHTCMISRGIEKFGSSTATIAVLGRFSTDPAARAKFLQSLPNTAISGP, via the exons ATGCCTATCAAAAGCATCAAGAATGACTTCTGCTTGTCGCCTG GTTATGGACAAAAGGTTAAGGACATTGTGCAAGGTGCTTTGTTCCCTGAAGCTGGTCTGGATAATGCAGTAGGTCATGCTGGAGGAGCTGGTGGACTTGTGGTTGTTCGAGATCTGAACCTCTTCTCCTATTGTGAATCTTGTATGCTACCATTCCAGGTTAAATGTCATGTGGGTTATGTCCCTTCTGGTCAACGAGTTGTAGGCTTAAGCAAGCTCTCTCGAGTAGCTGATGTGTTTGGAAAACGTCTTCAAGAGCCACAGCGTCTAGCAGATGAAGTGTGCTCAGCCCTGCACCATGGCATCAAGCCAGCCGGTGTCGCTGTCAGGCTCCAGTGTTCACACATTCATTTCCCAAATTTAGAATCAGCTTTTCTCGACTCAAACCACCAAGGATGGGTAAAATTGCTGGTTAGTTCAGGTTCTGGAGTTTTTGAAAATGAAAGTGCCAATATTTGGGCAGATTTTTTGAGTCTTCTGAAATTCAGAGGCATAGATGTGGAGAAAACTGGCTTGAGAGACTCAAGCAATTGGTGTCCATCTCGATCTTCAGCCGGTGCTAATGCTGTCTCGAAGGTTGAATCAGCCAATCAGGGAATGGTCACTGCAGTAGCTTCAATTCTTAGATCACTGGGTGAAGACCCATTGAGAAAGGAGCTCGTAGGAACACCTGCTCGCTTTGTGAAATGGTTGATGAACTTCCAGAATTGTAATTTGGATATGAAGCTGAATGGGTTTGTTTCTGCTAGGGTGGATCCTCTACACCCCAATGGAGATAGCTGCAAAGAAAAGCAAATCCACTCTGAGCTCAACTTGTCTGTGTGGTCTCAGTGTGAGCATCATTTACTTCCCTTTTATGGTGTCGTGCATATAGGATATACGGCCACAGAAGGATCCAATCCCATTGGAAAATCTCTTCTACAATCAATTGTCTGTTTCTATGGTTTTAAGCTCCAGGTGCAGGAGAGACTTACACGGCAGATAGCAGAAACTGTGGCATCACTTTCAGGTGGAGATGTGATAGTTGTTGTGGAGGCTAACCACACCTGTATGATCTCTAGAGGGATTGAGAAGTTTGGAAGTAGCACAGCTACCATTGCAGTACTGGGTCGTTTTTCAACTGACCCTGCTGCAAGGGCCAAGTTTTTGCAGAGCCTCCCAAACACTGCCATTTCGGGACCATGA
- the LOC112169572 gene encoding GTP cyclohydrolase 1 isoform X1 — protein sequence MGALDEGHFCSELENGVKLGCIELSVDAEPETVAIEDAVKVLLQGLGEDVDREGLKKTPLRVAKALREGTRGYGQKVKDIVQGALFPEAGLDNAVGHAGGAGGLVVVRDLNLFSYCESCMLPFQVKCHVGYVPSGQRVVGLSKLSRVADVFGKRLQEPQRLADEVCSALHHGIKPAGVAVRLQCSHIHFPNLESAFLDSNHQGWVKLLVSSGSGVFENESANIWADFLSLLKFRGIDVEKTGLRDSSNWCPSRSSAGANAVSKVESANQGMVTAVASILRSLGEDPLRKELVGTPARFVKWLMNFQNCNLDMKLNGFVSARVDPLHPNGDSCKEKQIHSELNLSVWSQCEHHLLPFYGVVHIGYTATEGSNPIGKSLLQSIVCFYGFKLQVQERLTRQIAETVASLSGGDVIVVVEANHTCMISRGIEKFGSSTATIAVLGRFSTDPAARAKFLQSLPNTAISGP from the exons ATGGGCGCATTGGATGAGGGGCATTTCTGTTCGGAACTTGAGAATGGAGTGAAGCTGGGTTGTATTGAGCTGAGTGTTGATGCCGAACCCGAGACCGTAGCTATTGAGGATGCTGTCAAAGTTCTCCTGCAGGGTCTTGGAGAGGATGTGGACAGAGAAGGTCTCAAGAAGACACCTCTTCGTGTTGCGAAGGCCCTTCGAGAAGGAACTAGGG GTTATGGACAAAAGGTTAAGGACATTGTGCAAGGTGCTTTGTTCCCTGAAGCTGGTCTGGATAATGCAGTAGGTCATGCTGGAGGAGCTGGTGGACTTGTGGTTGTTCGAGATCTGAACCTCTTCTCCTATTGTGAATCTTGTATGCTACCATTCCAGGTTAAATGTCATGTGGGTTATGTCCCTTCTGGTCAACGAGTTGTAGGCTTAAGCAAGCTCTCTCGAGTAGCTGATGTGTTTGGAAAACGTCTTCAAGAGCCACAGCGTCTAGCAGATGAAGTGTGCTCAGCCCTGCACCATGGCATCAAGCCAGCCGGTGTCGCTGTCAGGCTCCAGTGTTCACACATTCATTTCCCAAATTTAGAATCAGCTTTTCTCGACTCAAACCACCAAGGATGGGTAAAATTGCTGGTTAGTTCAGGTTCTGGAGTTTTTGAAAATGAAAGTGCCAATATTTGGGCAGATTTTTTGAGTCTTCTGAAATTCAGAGGCATAGATGTGGAGAAAACTGGCTTGAGAGACTCAAGCAATTGGTGTCCATCTCGATCTTCAGCCGGTGCTAATGCTGTCTCGAAGGTTGAATCAGCCAATCAGGGAATGGTCACTGCAGTAGCTTCAATTCTTAGATCACTGGGTGAAGACCCATTGAGAAAGGAGCTCGTAGGAACACCTGCTCGCTTTGTGAAATGGTTGATGAACTTCCAGAATTGTAATTTGGATATGAAGCTGAATGGGTTTGTTTCTGCTAGGGTGGATCCTCTACACCCCAATGGAGATAGCTGCAAAGAAAAGCAAATCCACTCTGAGCTCAACTTGTCTGTGTGGTCTCAGTGTGAGCATCATTTACTTCCCTTTTATGGTGTCGTGCATATAGGATATACGGCCACAGAAGGATCCAATCCCATTGGAAAATCTCTTCTACAATCAATTGTCTGTTTCTATGGTTTTAAGCTCCAGGTGCAGGAGAGACTTACACGGCAGATAGCAGAAACTGTGGCATCACTTTCAGGTGGAGATGTGATAGTTGTTGTGGAGGCTAACCACACCTGTATGATCTCTAGAGGGATTGAGAAGTTTGGAAGTAGCACAGCTACCATTGCAGTACTGGGTCGTTTTTCAACTGACCCTGCTGCAAGGGCCAAGTTTTTGCAGAGCCTCCCAAACACTGCCATTTCGGGACCATGA